Proteins encoded within one genomic window of Microbacterium soli:
- a CDS encoding IclR family transcriptional regulator yields the protein MVAGAAPTPGKPAGSARTVRAVVHAVQLLRRLAQSTAPSPLGELAESVGLSKPATFNLLKTLELEGLVGKDDDARYRLGWGVYELGSAVVRGADLTRVGRSHLDHLAEVTGEATLLAIIDDSTVLYIDRGQADDSFAMVANVGRRSPLHTNASGKVLLAWKDEAFLDAYLSTTTLERRTARTITDPDVLRAELTKVRQQGFATCVQEQEEGLSSISVPVVGHTGEAVAALTVAAPSPRINDGSMPEIRDLLLSAATEMSVRLGGPAA from the coding sequence ATGGTCGCAGGAGCCGCTCCCACCCCCGGCAAGCCCGCGGGCTCCGCGCGGACGGTGCGCGCCGTCGTCCACGCCGTGCAGCTGCTGCGACGTCTCGCCCAGTCGACGGCGCCCAGTCCGCTCGGAGAACTGGCCGAGAGCGTGGGCCTGAGCAAGCCCGCCACGTTCAACCTGCTGAAGACCCTCGAACTGGAGGGTCTGGTCGGCAAGGACGACGACGCCCGCTACCGCCTCGGCTGGGGCGTGTACGAGCTCGGCAGCGCGGTCGTGCGGGGAGCGGATCTCACCCGAGTGGGCCGGTCGCACCTGGACCACCTCGCCGAGGTCACGGGCGAGGCCACGCTGCTGGCCATCATCGACGACAGCACCGTGCTGTACATCGACCGCGGGCAGGCCGACGACTCGTTCGCGATGGTCGCCAACGTCGGCCGCCGGTCGCCGCTGCACACGAACGCCTCCGGCAAAGTGCTGCTGGCGTGGAAGGACGAGGCGTTCCTCGACGCCTACCTCTCCACGACGACGCTGGAACGCAGGACCGCCCGGACCATCACCGATCCCGACGTGCTGAGGGCCGAGCTGACGAAAGTGCGGCAGCAGGGGTTCGCCACCTGCGTGCAGGAGCAGGAGGAGGGGCTGTCGAGCATCTCCGTGCCCGTCGTCGGGCACACCGGCGAGGCCGTCGCGGCGCTCACCGTCGCCGCCCCCAGCCCGCGCATCAACGACGGCTCCATGCCCGAGATCCGCGATCTGCTGCTGTCGGCGGCCACGGAGATGTCCGTGCGCCTCGGCGGTCCCGCCGCCTGA